One window of the Capnocytophaga haemolytica genome contains the following:
- a CDS encoding 1-aminocyclopropane-1-carboxylate deaminase/D-cysteine desulfhydrase has product MNNEKPLVFEGLAIENQKVAIELPCEVELTIKREDKNHPYVSGNKLRKLKYNIFEAQRQGKTALLTFGGAYSNHIAATAAAGKAMGMRTIGVIRGDELASQINVNPTLKFSQSLGMEFLFVTREAYRHKTELSFLEDLRQRYGSEVYIVPEGGTNELAVRGTEEILTQADEAYDVICTAVGTGGTIAGLINASADHQTVLGFPALNGKFLEEVIKGYTTKTNWQLIHDYNFGGYAKVNDELIEFLNNFNSLTKIPLDPIYVGKMIFAIFALAEQCYFKQGTKVLAIHTGGLQGIQGFNKQRLKKNKSILSYDEEI; this is encoded by the coding sequence ATGAATAATGAGAAACCATTAGTATTTGAGGGCTTAGCCATTGAGAACCAAAAGGTAGCCATTGAGTTGCCTTGTGAGGTGGAACTCACTATCAAGCGTGAGGATAAGAACCATCCTTATGTGTCGGGCAATAAGCTACGCAAGCTCAAATACAATATTTTTGAAGCGCAGAGGCAAGGGAAAACGGCTTTACTTACTTTTGGTGGAGCGTATTCTAACCATATTGCAGCCACAGCGGCAGCAGGTAAGGCAATGGGGATGCGCACCATTGGAGTGATCAGAGGCGACGAATTGGCTTCCCAAATAAATGTTAATCCAACGTTAAAGTTTTCACAAAGTTTGGGTATGGAGTTTCTCTTTGTTACACGAGAAGCCTATCGACACAAGACAGAGCTTTCGTTTCTGGAAGATTTACGACAACGCTATGGTTCTGAGGTGTATATAGTGCCTGAGGGAGGTACAAACGAGTTAGCTGTTCGTGGTACTGAGGAAATCCTCACTCAGGCAGACGAAGCCTACGATGTCATCTGTACAGCAGTAGGCACAGGCGGCACTATCGCAGGGCTTATAAATGCAAGTGCTGACCATCAGACTGTTCTGGGATTTCCCGCACTCAATGGTAAGTTTTTAGAGGAAGTTATTAAAGGTTATACTACCAAAACGAATTGGCAGCTCATACACGATTATAATTTTGGAGGCTATGCAAAGGTAAATGATGAACTGATAGAATTTTTAAATAATTTTAACAGTTTAACAAAAATCCCTTTAGACCCTATTTATGTAGGTAAAATGATTTTTGCTATCTTTGCCCTCGCAGAGCAATGTTATTTTAAGCAAGGCACGAAGGTATTGGCTATCCATACCGGAGGTCTACAAGGTATTCAAGGGTTTAATAAGCAACGTTTAAAGAAAAACAAAAGTATTTTGAGTTATGATGAAGAGATTTAG
- a CDS encoding ABC transporter permease, with product MLIVIRENIKIALESIKGQLLRTILTVLIIAIGITALVGILSVITALRNTLEGNFETLGANTFMISRYQDERRAQGSGTTQKPHPMITYSEAAAFKQRLDNPFAHTSISLNAASQVEVKYENAKTDPLANVIGVDTYYIPNSGLTVEEGRNFGEFDMQNDLNVCVIGPDFKKTLLKDINPLGKEISVRGYKFKIIGVLKSQSSSFGNYENFQVLIPLGLARAIFPVENPNFNIKVSVDGTDKLEAVIGDATVLMRSLRNLRPLDENNFGIERSDDLLQRIGSITGVLTIAGFVIGLITILGSSIALLNIMLVSVTERTKEIGIRKALGAKRKNITWQFFTETVIIAQLGALVGIILGISLGYAISKVVDFHFTIPWGVICIAIVIAFVVATISGLYPAMKAAKLDPVEALRYE from the coding sequence ATGTTAATCGTTATTCGTGAAAATATCAAGATTGCCTTGGAGTCCATCAAAGGGCAGCTGTTACGCACTATTCTCACAGTGCTGATTATTGCCATCGGCATTACGGCATTGGTGGGCATACTGAGCGTGATTACTGCGCTGCGCAATACGCTCGAAGGCAATTTTGAAACCTTGGGTGCCAATACTTTTATGATCAGTCGCTATCAGGACGAGCGGCGTGCACAGGGTAGCGGTACTACGCAAAAGCCTCACCCGATGATCACTTACAGCGAGGCAGCAGCATTTAAGCAGCGACTCGACAATCCTTTTGCACATACGAGTATCAGCCTTAATGCAGCGAGCCAAGTGGAGGTAAAATACGAAAATGCAAAGACCGACCCGTTGGCAAACGTCATTGGGGTGGATACATACTACATTCCCAACTCGGGATTGACAGTGGAGGAAGGACGCAACTTTGGCGAGTTCGATATGCAGAACGATTTGAATGTCTGTGTGATAGGTCCTGATTTTAAGAAAACGCTTCTCAAGGATATAAACCCATTGGGCAAGGAGATTTCGGTGCGTGGGTATAAGTTTAAGATCATTGGAGTACTCAAATCGCAGAGTTCCTCTTTTGGTAATTATGAGAACTTTCAGGTACTCATCCCGTTGGGCTTGGCAAGAGCTATTTTCCCCGTTGAAAATCCAAATTTTAATATCAAAGTAAGCGTTGATGGTACAGATAAGCTCGAGGCAGTAATCGGTGATGCCACAGTGCTGATGCGCAGTTTGAGAAATTTGCGACCGTTGGACGAGAATAACTTTGGCATTGAGCGCAGCGACGACCTGCTGCAACGCATCGGCAGTATTACGGGCGTACTCACCATTGCGGGTTTCGTTATTGGGTTGATTACCATTCTCGGTTCGTCCATTGCGCTGCTCAACATTATGCTGGTATCGGTAACTGAGCGCACTAAGGAGATAGGCATACGCAAGGCGTTGGGGGCAAAGCGCAAGAACATCACCTGGCAGTTCTTCACCGAGACGGTCATCATTGCGCAATTGGGTGCTTTGGTGGGGATTATCCTCGGTATTAGCTTGGGCTATGCGATCTCGAAGGTAGTGGACTTTCACTTTACCATTCCGTGGGGGGTGATATGCATTGCTATTGTGATAGCCTTTGTAGTGGCAACGATATCAGGTCTTTATCCCGCGATGAAAGCAGCGAAGTTAGACCCTGTTGAGGCATTGAGATATGAGTAG
- a CDS encoding AGE family epimerase/isomerase: MDLKTLEQQYKQELLESVVPFWLEKSQDKEFGGYFTCLDRRGEVYDTDKFIWLQAREVWLFAMLYNKVERRQEWLDCAIQGAEFLKKKGHDGQLNWYFSLDREGNPLVDPYNIFSYTFATMAFGQLSVATGNKEYAEIAKKTFDIILSKTDNPKGKWSKAHAGSRALKNFALPMILCNLALEIEPLLDKTFLERTINTCVHEVMDVFLRPELGGIIVENVHLDGSLSDTFDGRLVNPGHAIEAMWFTMDLGVRLSRPELIQKAVETTLVMLNYGWDKEHGGIFYFMDRLGRPTQQLEWDQKLWWVHIETLISLIKGYQLTGNADCLQWFEKVHTYTWEHFKDPEYPEWWGYLNRQGEVLLDLKGGKWKGCFHVPRGLYQVWQVLASVNRG; this comes from the coding sequence ATGGATTTAAAAACTTTAGAACAACAGTATAAGCAGGAACTCTTGGAGAGTGTGGTTCCGTTTTGGCTCGAAAAGTCACAGGATAAGGAGTTTGGCGGCTATTTTACGTGTTTGGACAGACGGGGGGAGGTGTATGATACGGATAAGTTTATTTGGTTGCAGGCGCGTGAGGTGTGGCTCTTTGCGATGCTTTACAACAAGGTTGAGCGGCGACAGGAGTGGCTTGATTGTGCCATTCAGGGGGCGGAGTTTCTGAAAAAGAAAGGCCACGATGGGCAACTAAATTGGTATTTTTCTTTGGATAGAGAGGGCAATCCGCTGGTAGACCCTTATAATATCTTCTCCTATACGTTTGCAACAATGGCATTTGGTCAGCTGAGTGTGGCGACAGGCAATAAGGAGTATGCAGAGATCGCTAAGAAGACTTTTGATATTATCCTCAGCAAGACGGATAACCCTAAGGGTAAGTGGAGCAAGGCGCACGCAGGTAGTCGCGCCCTGAAGAACTTTGCCCTCCCAATGATATTGTGTAATCTGGCGTTAGAGATTGAGCCGCTGCTCGATAAGACGTTCTTAGAACGCACCATCAATACGTGTGTGCACGAGGTGATGGACGTGTTTTTGCGCCCTGAGCTGGGGGGTATCATCGTAGAAAATGTGCATTTAGACGGCTCGCTATCGGATACGTTTGACGGCAGACTCGTAAACCCTGGGCACGCCATTGAGGCGATGTGGTTCACGATGGACTTGGGGGTACGCCTCAGTAGGCCTGAGCTCATACAAAAGGCAGTGGAGACGACCCTTGTGATGCTCAATTACGGTTGGGATAAAGAGCACGGGGGTATCTTCTACTTTATGGATAGACTGGGGCGACCTACGCAGCAATTGGAATGGGATCAGAAGTTGTGGTGGGTGCATATTGAGACGCTCATTTCGCTCATCAAGGGCTATCAGCTCACGGGTAATGCGGACTGTTTGCAGTGGTTCGAGAAGGTGCATACCTATACGTGGGAGCACTTCAAAGATCCTGAGTATCCTGAGTGGTGGGGCTATCTCAATCGCCAAGGGGAGGTGTTGTTAGACCTCAAAGGCGGTAAGTGGAAAGGCTGTTTCCACGTGCCGAGAGGCTTGTATCAGGTGTGGCAAGTGCTTGCATCGGTTAATAGGGGATAA